The Brachypodium distachyon strain Bd21 chromosome 4, Brachypodium_distachyon_v3.0, whole genome shotgun sequence nucleotide sequence ACGTTGAATGGCACATGTTCAGGTATTTCTAACAAAAGAAGCTGAGGCACAACAGAAGCTACGATATCTTGCTTGCTTCTTAGGCTCAGTCGATTACTCAGAAGACACTAGAATGGATGAAGGGAGAAAGAGGAACGGAGGAACATAGTTGTTGCAAGTAAAAGAGTACTCACCATGCAAAATCCTTTGACGACCTAGCCTCAAATTGCAAGTTTTCTAGTTCAGGAACCTTATCTGTAGTATCTGAAAAGAAGCcagcatataaaaaaaattcagtaaaCAGTACATGCACCCGGCATAAAATTAACAGACTAGTACTCACGACTACCTTTGGGTAAATCCATAGAAAGTGCATCCTCATTGTTTGAAATACTAGTATCAAGACCTAAAACTTTTCCTTCAGAAACTGGAGTCTTTATCTCAGAAACAAATGCATCTGCTTCCGAGGCTAAagtcttttcttcttcagaaATAGTAAGCAAGCATGTAGGTTTAGTAGTTGATGCTGGGAACTTATCAAGGAACCATCCTTTAACCTGTTGAAAGAGATGTCATACAATTTGGTGATGAAACACAGTGCATGTAAGAAGAGGTTATACCTGTGTAGGCTGTAGTGCTCTACTTCCGACTCGGGCTGCAGAACGACTACACACAAGAGCAGAAAATGACATGAAGTATCAGAAATGTCAGTCagaatattactccctccttcccaatttAGAGGTCGTTTTAGCAAAATCTCTAATACCAAGGAGTAGTTAAAACACTGGAAAATAGGAGTAATTGTTATCCATAAATCACGCCGCTCATTTATCCTGCCTTTCTTCTGTGTGCGCAAAGCccctgctgcatgcatgcgaaaTCAGCCGCCATATGCCTTAATTAGCTGAATGCAACCCACCCCGCGCTCTATGACGTAATTTTTGGCAGGGGAGTTAATGCGTAGGTGAAAGCCGATGCGTTTTTTTAGCCAGCGCCAGTGCGCCACTTAATCGGGAAAAATCTAAAACCTAATACGATCTCTAaattgggatggagggagtacattagaTAGTACTTTACAAATATAAAGGAAAAGGTTTCAATCACCCCTTATAGGCACAATCATTCATATTGAAAAGAGAACAACATAAATACTTCAATCCTTCTATGAGCGCCTCTCGGAAATTGCAAGAGAAGTTTATGCTCCCTAGGTTAAGGATTCGAAATAAATGGATAGTTAGAACACTCCATCACAATTCAGCACTTACTTAAATTCTTCAGCAAGCTTCCGGCAGAAATTCTCATCAAAGACTCGCTCTTTCCTGTTTGAAACCAATTTCTCCATCCGGGCAATCTGTACCAAGAAGTACGTCTAATTAGCATTGGCTAGCATTGAAAAACAGAACGAAAGACAGGTATGAGGCATGTCACGTCAACAAACAGCCATTTGCCAATTCCCAATATACGAACATGCCAACATCGTAAATTTATTTCTGTCACAAGACCAGACTCTAAAGTCCAAAAGAAAGAATAAGGACAGATGATAGTCTACCGGTAGTATTGATGTTAGGCCTGAGTTAAACGTATGTGCAAAATAGCACAACAATAACTTGCATAGTAATAGTACATTGTTTAGAGGATTCATATCAAACTATTAAGCACTTGTTTGGACAGTACTATCCACCCCCTACCCCTCCAAAATGGATAAGCTATATAAAAATAGTGCCCTTATAAGGTTACCATGTATTGTGTCAAGCTAGGCCAGGTGTCAAGTTACTCGAAATCCAACATCATTTTTTTCCATGTCTGCTCCTTTTGTTAGTAGAAGCACTAGAAGTGGAATCTCGAGAAAGTTTTTTTCAATCCAAATCAAGCTCTAGCCAAGCTTTTCAGTGGTCGGGAGGTAATGGATCCCTAGCCTCATGAAAGCACCAGATTCAACTTAATCATCACTGAGTGCATGACAAAGaactgaaaactgaaaagaCTTTCTCGCTCTTTATTTACAAATAAGCTCAGCTTAACACGCATGTCAGATATTGTATAATGAAGAAACCCCTAGAGTGAATCACATCAACCAATTTTATCACCACGACCAAGATTATGTCTCACGTTTCGAGTTTCATTGTTTCTAGCAATCAAAGTGAATCATTTGCTGGGTACAAACTGAATACTGCAACGTAATATTCTGCACTTCCATTGGATTGATCACCTCAGCTAACATTTATCCTCACTGTTTGGGGATCACACCTAATAAACCAAACCCTAGCGGGTTTTTCATCAGAGACTATATTGTTACAACTTACAACCCATAGCTGCCGGTGCGCTGCAGAGGAACACATATGCGTTGGCATTGCAATTAGAGCCTAAAGCAATGTAAACAAGAGTCAACATTTGCATGCATGAGAAAACATGGATGGCCCATGTAATCGTCCGAATGCTCACCCGCAGCACCAAAATAtatggaaaataaataaaataaaggcACTGCAGCAACAAATACAACAATAAACTCCCTCAATTGGATAGGAATTTTTCCTGACCAAGAGACACCCTGATGGGAAGGCAAAATGAGcgcaaagaaaagaacacacacaaaacCCAAAGTAAAAACACAATGGCCATCGGATCGATTGAATCACACCAAACGGTAAATAAAATTCTAAAGACAACCAGATAGCTAAATGGGCTGAAGGCAAAGCTGGCCCAACTATGGCTGATCCATCAAGATCGATTGAAGGAAGCAGCGCTTCGCCCCAGTCTGCTTCACCCGTTCGCCTTCCACTCGTCCCGAATCTGGCGCCGCTACTCCCAAATTCTCAATTTCCCGTCTGCCAATCAGAAAACCCCGGCGACTAGCGATATtgtggcaaaaaaaattattcatTGGACCACACTGACTCGAAATCCTGGCTACGCCACTGGTTACCATGTATCGTGTCAAATGATTCGAATCTAACATTCATGTTTTCCATGTCTGCTCCTCTTGTTAGTAGAAGCACTAGATGTGGAATCTCGAGAAAGATTTTTCAATCCAAATCAAGCTCTAGCCAAGCTTTTCAGTGGTCGGGAGGTGATGGATCCCTAGCCTCATGAAAGCACCAAATTCAACTTATCATCACAAGTACATGACAAAGAACTGAAAGCTGAAAAGACTTTCTCGCTCTTTATTTACAAATAAGCTCAGCTTAACACGCATGTCAGACATTGCATAATGAAAAAAAACCTAGAGTGAATCACATCAACCAATTTTATCACCACAACCAAGATTACGTCTGACGTTTCGAGTTTCTTTGTTTCTAGGAATCAAAGTGAATCATTTGCTGGGTACAAACTGAATACTGCAACGTAATATTCCAGCACTTCCATTGCTACTGTTGCGTGGATTGATCACCTTTGGGGATCACACCTAATAAACCAAAACCTGCGGATTTTTCATCAGAGACTACATTGTTACACCAGTAGCTCCCGGTGTGCTGCAGATGAACGCATATGCGTTGGCGTTGCAATTGGAGCCTAAAGCAATGCAAACAAGAATCAATATTCGCATGCATGAGAAAACATGGATGGCACATGTAATCGTCCGAACGCTCACCCGCAACGCCAAAATAtatggaaaataaataaaataaaggcACTGCAGCAAC carries:
- the LOC100829241 gene encoding protein SAWADEE HOMEODOMAIN HOMOLOG 1; the protein is MERRSRIRFSPSEIARMEKLVSNRKERVFDENFCRKLAEEFNRSAARVGSRALQPTQVKGWFLDKFPASTTKPTCLLTISEEEKTLASEADAFVSEIKTPVSEGKVLGLDTSISNNEDALSMDLPKDTTDKVPELENLQFEARSSKDFAWYDIDNFMAHRTTSSGEVEVYVRFAGFGAEEDEWVNVRKSIRQQSIPLESSECRNIATGDLVLCFKESNDDALHFDGHVLDIQRKQHDIRGCRCVFLVEYDHDGSQERVNLKRLSRRPKYL